In Ooceraea biroi isolate clonal line C1 chromosome 13, Obir_v5.4, whole genome shotgun sequence, a genomic segment contains:
- the LOC113563203 gene encoding myosin-IIIa-like: MTGGGTNMAYHGLSQHVNFDTIPDPGERFRLEELIGEGTYGEVYAAYDKETGSKVAIKILENVADNIEEIEEEYLVLRDLSLHPNIPLFHGLFLKHAKPGQEEDQLWFVMELCTGGSVTDLVQGLKKRGSRLTDDQIAYILKETVEALIFLHSNHCMHRDVKGHNILLTEEARVKLVDFGVSSHLAATLARKNTSVGTPYWMAPEVIACEQQLDSSYDSRCDVWSIGITAIELAEGDPPLSELHPMRALFQIPRNPPPSLKNPDIYSAELTDFIAECLVKDLEHRPFASELKEHPLLRGTEQVAERIREQLREEIRRQRADGRIHRQPEVTTKHGKLKTDRKTRPEKMYMDDLAALDMLSEEAIVDQLQHRYEQTQIYTYIGDILVAVNPFTNLGLYTGIEQKRYKGQARSDNPPHIFAVADAAYQALLHQRQNQAIVISGESGAGKTESANLLLKQLVYLSKAPNRNLEERILQINPIMEAFGNATTGINANSSRFGKYLDLTMTKGGKVTGARISVYLLEQSRVIAQAE; this comes from the exons ATGACCGGAGGCGGGACCAACATGGCATATCATGGCCTCAGCCAGCACGTTAATTTCGACACGATACCAGATCCTGGCGAACGTTTCCGGTTGGAGGAACTAATCGGCGAGGGTACGTACGGCGAAGTGTATGCCGCTTATGATAAGGAAACTGGCAGCAAGGTTGCCATTAAAATATTGGAGAACGTCGCTGACAACATCGAGGAAATCGAAGAAGAATACCTGGTACTGAGAGATCTGAGCCTGCATCCGAACATTCCCCTCTTCCACGGTCTGTTTCTAAAACATGCGAAACCCGGCCAAGAAGAAGATCAGTTATGGTTCGTGATGGAG CTGTGCACCGGAGGCTCCGTGACCGATCTCGTGCAGGGTCTCAAAAAACGCGGCAGCCGCCTAACGGATGACCAAATAGCTTACATCTTGAAGGAGACCGTCGAAGCTCTCATCTTTCTGCACAGCAATCACTGCATGCATCGTGATGTGAAGGGTCACAATATCCTGCTCACCGAAGAAGCGCGCGTCAAATTGGTCGATTTCGGCGTGTCCTCGCATCTGGCCGCGACTCTCGCCAGGAAGAACACATCTGTTGGCACACCATACTGGATGGCACCGGAG gtaATAGCTTGCGAGCAGCAGCTGGACTCGTCGTACGATTCGCGCTGCGATGTCTGGTCGATCGGCATCACAGCCATCGAGTTAGCGGAGGGCGATCCGCCGTTATCTGAATTGCACCCTATGCGAGCGCTCTTCCAAATCCCGCGGAATCCGCCCCCCTCGTTGAAGAACCCGGACATCTACTCGGCGGAACTGACGGATTTCATAGCCGAATGCCTGGTGAAGGATCTCGAGCACCGGCCGTTTGCCAGCGAACTAAAGGAGCATCCATTGTTGAGGGGCACAGAGCAGGTCGCGGAGAGGATCAGGGAACAGCTGAGAGAGGAGATCCGCAGACAGAGAGCGGATGGTCGCATACATCGGCAGCCGGAGGTGACTACGAAACACGGGAAATTGAAGACGGACCGCAAGACGAGACCCGAGAAGATGTACATGGACGATCTGGCGGCACTCGACATGCTATCGGAAGAGGCCATCGTCGATCAATTGCAGCACCGGTACGAGCAAACGCAAATATACACGTACATCGGTGATATACTGGTCGCCGTGAATCCCTTCACCAACCTGGGCTTGTACACTGGTATC GAGCAGAAACGGTATAAGGGCCAAGCGAGATCCGACAATCCCCCGCATATATTCGCGGTTGCCGACGCGGCGTATCAAGCGCTACTTCATCAACGTCAGAACCAGGCGATAGTCATCAGCGGCGAATCGGGCGCCGGGAAGACGGAAAGCGCAAATTTGCTGCTGAAGCAACTCGTTTACCTCAGCAAGGCGCCGAATCGCAATCTCGAAGAGAGGATACTACAGATAAATCCTATAATGGAGGCCTTCGGGAACGCGACGACCGGCATCAACGCGAACTCCTCCAGATTCGGAAAATATCTCGATCTAACGATGACGAAGGGCGGAAAAGTGACCGGCGCGCGAATCTCGGTTTACCTGTTGGAACAGTCGCGGGTGATCGCTCAAGCTGAGTAA